The following nucleotide sequence is from Eremothecium cymbalariae DBVPG#7215 chromosome 6, complete sequence.
AACAATGACAAAATTTAGGCAGTAATTATATAAACATATAAAATCAATTTACATGGTTACAAATAAAGAACAATGTGAATGGCAAAAACATAAAATTACATATGAAAATTAGTACTTTCGAGAAgcagatatatttttttattttaagCTTCCTTCATGGACCCATCGAAAGTGTTAAAGCTTGGCATCTTCGGTAAAGTGGTATTTAAGTGGGGGGTATTCCGTAGTTCTGAATTAGTTACAGGCACAGCTGCCATTGCTGCTTCGGAGgatgttgatgttgttgtatCTGATCGAGTTTCGCTTAGAACTGGCATGCTGTGGAAGTGTTGAGCCTTGATGGCACTTGGAATTGGTTGTCTTTGTGATGACATCTGCAATTGCCGCTTTGGAGGCACTCTCAAGGAACGAGAATTTGCAGCTGATAGCACTGATGATTGACCATCTTGTGAGTGGGAGCAATCAGATTCAGAGTCTTGAACATGGGTATAATCCATTTCCTCTCCAAGAACACGAGATGCTAGGATCCCAAGCGTGGTCAACATGTTGGAATCACTTCGCGCGAGTTTCGAATCATGGCCGGCGTCATGGGTCCTTACCAAACGAGGCCCCTGCACAGAGCTGGCAAGTGAAGCATTATCTTTAGAGGATGATGTCCCATTTAGGATACGCATCAACTTGttgatttgtttatttttctCTATGATAGTCTCGCGATATTTCATCACTTTCATATCCTTGTTGCGTACCTGGTCCTTTAATTCTTGCTTTTCAATATTCAAATGGCACTTGACTTTGTCAAACAAATGTTTGGATAAATTCATTTCCACCTCAGTTCTTGAAACGATGTCCTTTAAGTTTGAACTGAGTATCAGATTTTTAAGCTTCAGCTGCCTGACCTGCTCCTGTGACTTACAAAGCAAGTCGATaaacaaattcaaagtCTCTACCAACTCGCTTCTTGTGTCTATCACCAAACCCTCAGCTGCTCGAGGAGTGCTATTAGATTGTAGGAGCAACTTCTCCGTATATTGGCATGGCGATGAAGTGCTGCCGCCTTTTATCACACTCAACCGACGTTTATACGCGTTCTGATGGCGCTGGCACGGCGTGACCTCGCAATTCTCGTCCTCCTCCACCCCCAATAAACTGTTTTCAACTTCACCGGTCTCAAGATCTTGAAACGTCCTTCTCTTTCCAACCTTCTTCTCTTCGTCATGAGGCGTCAGCAACGACTGCTCAGTCAATTTACTAACCAATAACTTCCCCCGCTGCATTACCACTGTTATCTGCTCATTTAATAAAGTGTCCTCCCCAGGCACTGATGACACTGATGACAGCGACGATGACTCCCGTGTAAACGCAGCCAGCTCATTCCTAAGTGGTAAAGGATCCGCAGGATCTATCGGAGTTTTCACCCCCATCTCCACAATCCTAGTATCTTTCGATTTTATATCACACTCAATATCCTGCTTTTTGTGTTTGCTTATTAGATGAAACGCCTCAACTAGTTAGGCTTCGTTTGTTGCACTCAATTGATAATTTATGagcaaaatatcaaaacaGTACGTCTGGCTATTTTCAACGACACAATTCCTGCGACTACCAAGATACAAACTAAACACCTGGTATGACTGGAACAACTCTTAAAGCTCCCTCCTATTTCCCTATGGACTCCAACGGCTAAACTTGCCTTCTTTTGGGTGTTATCCTGTCCAGGATCCATACACAACTGTGTATCGCGTAAGCCTGGCAGGTTGTTTCCACCCTAAACAAATAAACCTTGACGCGAAAGGGTGTTCGCGTTTTGCATCGTGTTGAAGATCACGTGCATCAGCTAGCGATAAATCGTGATGTAGTGGCCACTTGTTAAGTAGTGCCCAGGCTTATATGTCTTGGGATACCTTTTTGTTTACGGTTAGTCGATTGATTCTGTTTTATGTCATTTGCAACATTTGACGTCGTATTGGAAATGACGCCGAACTTCTACGTGCAAAGGGCACAAAAGAACACCAAgattaaagaaaaagctAACAAAACATGTAAACGGGACAACGGCGATAGGGATGGACTCACCTGACATTCAAGTAGCAGTTGTTGCCGCTGATTTGGCGGCCTTCCCAAAAGGCGGGCCGTTTCAGAAGCAAACTCCAAGTACAAAATGTGCAGGTCGTtttagtatatataacgtTCTACCCGTGATATTAAGTTATACAGTGTATGTAAATGTAGTAATAagacaacagaaacaatGCTTCCATATATCTTGGGATATATTCAACGATAAGACTTTTGGAATCTAGCACGTGCACCTCTACCACCGAATTTCTTTGGTTCTGCTTGTCTAGAGTCAGCAATCAACAAGGTTCTGTCGTAAGAGGTGAAGGCCTTCTTCAATTCGTTCTTGGATTGTTCGTCAACGTATTTTTGGTGGTAGGCAACCAAACCTTTAGCAATTGCTTGTCTGATAGCGTAGACTTGAGACACGTGACCACCACCGGTAACTCTGACTCTGATGTCGATGTTGGCAAACTTGTCCAAACCGACCAACAACAATGGCTCGTAAACCTTGAATCTCAAGATCTCTGGTTGAACCAAGGTGATTGGGGAACCATTAACTTTAATCAAACCCTTACCGGCCTTGACGTGGGCAACGGCAGTCGCAGACTTCTTCTTACCAAAAGTCTATAAAAACATCATGTTAGTAATACTGTATTGtttgaatccaaaaaaaatagcAACTAAAGTCAAAATCACGATGAATCAATCAGGctacaacaaaaacatcCTTCTCTGTAAGTCTCGTCTCCTCTGGCCGAAATACCTTCATATATCAAATCATATATCAATAAAGCCCCACCACATCCTTGGATGCGTTGCACAAATTCCGAGTATAATGGAAGGACAACTCTTTAACAcagtaaaaaaaatagCGTACTACACTTTAACGGCAAGTAACACGCCAACACCAATGTAATAAGGACCATTGCCAGATAATATTTTCGCAAATTCACTTAAACACTTTGTTATCCCACAAAAAAACGGCCATAACCTCCAGATTCATTCGTTAATTGCATCACATGTAAAGTTCACATACTTGAACACTTGGGACAGCAGACATCTCTTCGCTCATTTGTGTATTAACCTTCTCTCCGTCTACAAATATACTCAATTTGAACGACTTTCACCATCTTTAACTTTTCACTATACGTTAGTAAAGATTTTTCTGTAGGCTGCTCCGTCCGTGAATGGAGCTAAACGGAACCCGCCAGGAAGGCTCGTGGCGGGTTCCGCGGCTCCGTGGCTGCCAGGCGGAGGCCGGGCTTGGCCTAGCGAGCCTGGAGCGAGCGCACTGCCTAGAGCGCTCACCGGACGCGGGCTGAAGGCCGAGTGGTGCGGGGCCGCGGTGGGCCCTCCGAGGGGGGGACCGTCGGGAGGGAGCTTGCAGGCTCACCGTAGTCCTGGGCCTTTCCGGCGCTGTATGTGCGACGAACCAAGGCGCTCTCACCCGCTCATCGCGCATGCACCTATGAATGTACGGGTGTACCACCACACCGCTGTATGTGTATAGAAAACAGCAGTCACAACCTAAGCATGTGACTGCGGACAGGAGCACCCACACATTATGCATTATGCACCCATTCGGTGAAAAATTGGGTGCGATAGTTTCTGGCGCCTGCGCGGGAGCGTGCTACTCCCGCTGTTATGAGTTCGGCTAGCGCAGCGGTGTGCACACCGCTGCGCTGAACCTGCCTAGGCATTGGTACTGGCCTGCCCAGGCCTGCCTATCCTCTGCCTAGCCAGTCTCGCGCGGCCGGCAACTCCGCCGGGAGAATGTCTCTTCCCAATGGCAGCGGTGCCCAGGCTTGCCCAGGCTGCTGGGCAAGCCTGGGCTGACCCAGATCGCCTGTGAGGTCTAGTTCCACAGAGGTTTCCAGTCAGGCTGCGGCTCGGTGGAGGTGTGCCGTCATAGTAACAAATTTTTAACTGGTTAGTTGAAAAGTAGACGAACAGACAGACGTACAATACTCGTAAACCAAGGATCAAGTAACAATGGGTATGTTAAAGTGGTGCAGCAGTTATTTCAACACAAGAGTTTATCTATGTTAAATGCGGGACGAGCGGCTAGGACTGAATAAATGTCGAATTACGAATTACGAGGAAGCATCATCATCGCAGTAAGGTGAACGACGAAGAGAACATCCAGCTTTGGGAAGAGAAGACCATTGGGAGGTTTGA
It contains:
- the FDO1 gene encoding Fdo1p (similar to Ashbya gossypii ADR259W) — translated: MGVKTPIDPADPLPLRNELAAFTRESSSLSSVSSVPGEDTLLNEQITVVMQRGKLLVSKLTEQSLLTPHDEEKKVGKRRTFQDLETGEVENSLLGVEEDENCEVTPCQRHQNAYKRRLSVIKGGSTSSPCQYTEKLLLQSNSTPRAAEGLVIDTRSELVETLNLFIDLLCKSQEQVRQLKLKNLILSSNLKDIVSRTEVEMNLSKHLFDKVKCHLNIEKQELKDQVRNKDMKVMKYRETIIEKNKQINKLMRILNGTSSSKDNASLASSVQGPRLVRTHDAGHDSKLARSDSNMLTTLGILASRVLGEEMDYTHVQDSESDCSHSQDGQSSVLSAANSRSLRVPPKRQLQMSSQRQPIPSAIKAQHFHSMPVLSETRSDTTTSTSSEAAMAAVPVTNSELRNTPHLNTTLPKMPSFNTFDGSMKEA
- a CDS encoding 40S ribosomal protein uS9 (similar to Ashbya gossypii ADR258W), giving the protein MSAVPSVQTFGKKKSATAVAHVKAGKGLIKVNGSPITLVQPEILRFKVYEPLLLVGLDKFANIDIRVRVTGGGHVSQVYAIRQAIAKGLVAYHQKYVDEQSKNELKKAFTSYDRTLLIADSRQAEPKKFGGRGARARFQKSYR